In Methanofollis fontis, the following proteins share a genomic window:
- a CDS encoding acyltransferase family protein: MRTAIRHENNFDLLRLVAALIIIVSHAYALQVGYLAMPAFCPLVLVGYAALAALFTVSGYLIPQSWCAQPDPVRFFWKRSLRVFPGLIAAVLFTLLVVGPIATSLSPAEYLHALLSPGNLSEAPFFEDGSSLGLFTANPITYVNASLWTIPVEFSMYVIVAVFGMAGLLRKKSVLFGLIAANLLLWGIWYADPSLSKIRFTLYFLIGAYLSLHHPNLRYDGGAVFLLLLALVASAATPLFSFVALIAVPYAVLWFAHLPVPALNAFGRHGDFSYGMYIYAYPIQQTIVLFLGTSLSLPVFAALSIILTAPFAVCSWVFIERRALALKQVALAPVRLSRSVRE, from the coding sequence ATGCGGACCGCCATCCGGCACGAGAACAATTTCGACCTCCTGCGTCTCGTTGCCGCCCTGATCATCATCGTCTCCCATGCCTATGCCCTGCAGGTCGGGTATCTGGCGATGCCGGCGTTCTGCCCCCTGGTGCTCGTGGGGTATGCCGCCCTGGCGGCGCTGTTCACGGTCAGCGGCTACCTGATACCGCAGAGCTGGTGCGCTCAGCCCGACCCGGTCCGCTTTTTCTGGAAACGCTCCCTGAGAGTGTTTCCGGGTCTGATCGCCGCTGTGCTCTTCACCCTGCTCGTGGTCGGCCCGATCGCCACCTCCCTCTCCCCGGCGGAGTATCTCCATGCCCTCCTCTCCCCCGGAAATCTCTCGGAGGCGCCGTTCTTTGAGGACGGGTCGTCGCTCGGGCTGTTTACGGCCAACCCGATCACCTATGTGAACGCCTCCCTCTGGACGATCCCGGTGGAGTTCTCGATGTACGTGATCGTCGCCGTTTTCGGGATGGCGGGTCTGCTCAGGAAAAAAAGCGTTCTTTTCGGGCTGATCGCCGCCAACCTCCTGCTCTGGGGGATCTGGTATGCCGATCCCTCCCTTTCAAAGATACGCTTCACCCTCTATTTCCTGATCGGGGCATACCTCTCCCTCCACCACCCGAACCTCAGGTACGACGGCGGGGCGGTCTTCCTGCTCCTGCTCGCCCTGGTGGCGTCGGCGGCGACACCGCTGTTCTCCTTCGTCGCCCTCATCGCCGTCCCCTATGCCGTGCTCTGGTTCGCCCACCTGCCGGTGCCGGCCCTGAACGCCTTCGGGCGGCACGGCGATTTCTCGTACGGGATGTACATCTATGCCTACCCGATCCAGCAGACGATCGTGCTCTTCCTGGGCACGTCCCTCTCCCTGCCGGTGTTTGCAGCGCTCTCCATCATCCTGACGGCTCCTTTTGCCGTCTGCTCCTGGGTGTTCATCGAGCGGCGCGCCCTTGCCCTCAAGCAGGTTGCGCTGGCGCCGGTGCGCCTCTCCCGCTCGGTGCGGGAGTGA